The proteins below are encoded in one region of Chelmon rostratus isolate fCheRos1 chromosome 21, fCheRos1.pri, whole genome shotgun sequence:
- the LOC121625378 gene encoding zinc finger protein 287-like — protein MSKLERLNARVAKLLTEAVQEVLEVVKETVSEYQEKTARTQRENESLKRRLQELRDKIRRDGKVVVQTSSPLPEEQEDTQNQEQDLGLALRQITELPVTEQNPVGSHKPPDHDVKQESKQQENYNNIESQAECNVAPAAEHCQAKSEVTHVIEEAVTVHTSHSPNRDISAVTSNNACTSDSSTSLGVNLAVIKREPEPTDCTTSEPPRLQERYSGCVDLSCNSSCYNSAETHRPEVSAEPCGLVFVHSNHGVPKRHAFAKTNRAAFDGRKIRTEHFQRDDSHSCVVCGKTFSRVGNLRIHQRCHTGEKPYGCIQCGRRFSQAGDLKKHKRVHTGEKPYYCNQCGKSFSRGENLKRHQKIHIGEILHLQQVWREQQQ, from the exons ATGTCTAAACTTGAACGTTTGAATGCTCGTGTGGCCAAGCTGCTGACTGAGGCGGTGCAGGAGGTTCTGGAGGTGGTGAAGGAGACGGTGTCAGAGTACCAGGAGAAAACTGccagaacacagagagagaacgagagccTGAAGAGAAGACTGCAGGAGCTTCGGGACAAGATAAGGAGAGATGGTAAAG TTGTTGTACAAACAAGTAGTCCATTACCCGAAGAACAAGAAGACACACAAAATCAAGAGCAGGATTTGGGACTCGCTTTGAGGCAGATCACAGAACTCCCTGTGACAGAGCAAAACCCGGTAGGCAGCCACAAACCACCTGACCATGACGTCAAGCAGGAATCCAAACAACAGGAGAACTACAATAACATTGAATCACAAGCTGAGTGCAACGTGGCACCAGCAGCAGAACATTGCCAAGCAAAATCAGAGGTGACACACGTCATTGAGGAGGCAGTGACAGTCCACACATCACACAGTCCAAACAGGGACATCAGTGCTGTCACATCCAATAATGCTTGCACCTCTGACTCCAGCACCTCACTTGGGGTAAACTTGGCTGTTATCAAAAGAGAGCCAGAACCAACAGACTGTACAACGTCCGAACCACCACGTCTCCAGGAACGATATAGTGGATGTGTGGATTTGAGCTGCAACTCGTCTTGTTACAACTCTGCTGAGACGCACAGGCCAGAAGTGAGTGCTGAACCTTGTGGACTTGTCTTTGTCCACTCGAATCACGGCGTACCTAAGAGGCAtgcatttgcaaaaacaaacagggctGCATTTGACGGGAGAAAAATCAGGACAGAGCATTTCCAGAGAGATGACTCACACTCGTGTGTTGTTTGCGGAAAGACGTTCAGCAGGGTCGGGAACTTGAGAATCCACCAGCGTTGTCACACAGGGGAGAAGCCGTATGGCTGTATACAGTGTGGGAGGCGTTTTAGCCAGGCAGGAgacctgaaaaaacacaagagggTCCACACAGGGGAGAAACCTTATTACTGTAACCAGTGTGGAAAGAGCTTCAGCAGGGGGGAGAATCTGAAAAGACACCAGAAGATCCACATTGGAGAGATTTTACACTTACAGCAAGTgtggagggagcagcagcaATGA
- the LOC121624987 gene encoding sesquipedalian-1-like, translating to MKLDEKIISYFESCNSPIDKEGYLYKKGEIKTSYQKRWCILKGNLLFYKDRQADRDLTGVIVLEGCTVQLCESEEQFAFSLVWSEPGLRTYKFAAEDQASQESWIKALLSANHSYLSLLVMDLEKKYRDALGEFSSEPAKTFTMPNFNTAEVGYPAACLSAQPSALSLYPAPGVGAGPSLSANQILQAPTLSSKSASKKSPKLWPKRNANVVPINTPAAPLGEWSGVCLGTKEEFSKLHEDFGKEVKELIADWSKRGRGDVVGEENLIDFG from the exons ATGAAGCTTGATGAAAAAATTATCTCCTATTTTGAATCTTGCAACTCACCAATAGACAAAGAAGGGTACCTGTACAAGAAG GGAGAGATAAAGACTTCCTATCAGAAGCGCTGGTGCATTCTGAAGGGAAACCTCCTCTTCTACAAGGACCGGCAGGCTGACCGGGACCTGACAGGGGTGATTGTTCTGGAGGGCTGCACCGTCCAGCTGTGCGAGTCCGAGGAGCAGTTCGCCTTCTCGCTGGTGTGGAGCGAGCCGGGCCTGCGGACGTACAAGTTCGCCGCCGAGGACCAGGCCAGTCAGGAGAGCTGGATCAAAGCCCTGCTGTCGGCCAACCACAGCTATCTGTCCCTGCTCGTGATGGACCTGGAGAAGAAGTACAGAG ATGCATTAGGTGAGTTCTCCAGTGAACCAGCCAAGACGTTCACCATGCCAAATTTCAACACAGCAGAAGTGGGATATCCTGCGGCCTGTTTGAGCGCACAACCTTCAGCACTCTCTTTGTATCCTGCACCAGGTGTGGGAGCAGGACCCAGCCTGAGCGCCAATCAGATTCTTCAAGCTCCAACCCTTTCATCCAAATCAGCTAGTAAAAAATCACCCAAACTGTGGCCCAAGAGGAATGCAAATGTGGTGCCTATTAacactcctgctgctccactAGGGGAGTGGTCAGGGGTCTGTTTAGGCACCAAGGAGGAATTTAGTAAATTGCATGAAGATTTTGGAAAAGAGGTGAAAGAACTGATTGCTGATTGGTCAAAGAGGGGCCGAGGAGATGTTGTTGGGGAAGAAAACTTAATAGATTTTGGTTGA